From the genome of Mesorhizobium japonicum MAFF 303099, one region includes:
- a CDS encoding carbohydrate ABC transporter permease produces MERRSPAFTLFIHACALLLAAIILAPIAWLFIMSISPAADLAAKPLRWWPQAADFSRYQTLLSTAENSAGAAFTSSLRNSLEIAGMATLAALALAIPAGWAVSRTPAIGWSLSMVIATYMLPPVALAVPLYMGLSHLGLLNNVFGLALVYLTILAPFTTWLMKSGFDSIPREIEAAAMIDGAGLFQTLRIITLPLAAPVMATSALFAVLLAWDEFFYALLFTSDQRAKTLTVAIADLAGGRVSDYGLIATAGVLAALPPVLIGLVMQRALISGLTSGGVKG; encoded by the coding sequence ATGGAACGCAGAAGCCCCGCCTTCACCCTCTTCATCCATGCCTGCGCGCTGCTGCTCGCCGCCATTATCCTGGCGCCGATCGCCTGGCTGTTCATCATGAGCATTTCGCCGGCCGCCGATCTCGCCGCCAAGCCGCTGCGCTGGTGGCCGCAGGCCGCCGACTTCTCCCGTTACCAGACATTGCTGTCGACCGCCGAAAACAGCGCCGGTGCCGCCTTCACCTCGTCGCTGCGCAACAGTCTGGAGATCGCCGGCATGGCGACGCTGGCGGCACTCGCTCTGGCCATCCCCGCCGGCTGGGCGGTGTCGCGAACGCCGGCGATCGGCTGGTCGCTGTCGATGGTCATCGCCACCTACATGCTGCCGCCGGTGGCGCTCGCCGTGCCGCTCTATATGGGTCTGTCGCATCTCGGCCTGCTCAACAATGTCTTCGGCCTGGCGCTGGTCTATCTGACCATATTGGCGCCCTTCACCACCTGGCTGATGAAATCCGGTTTTGACTCGATCCCGCGCGAGATCGAGGCGGCGGCGATGATCGACGGCGCCGGCCTGTTCCAGACGCTGCGCATCATCACGCTGCCGCTCGCCGCGCCTGTGATGGCGACATCGGCGCTGTTTGCCGTGCTGCTTGCCTGGGACGAATTCTTCTACGCGCTGCTGTTCACCTCCGACCAGCGCGCCAAGACCTTGACCGTCGCCATCGCCGATTTGGCCGGCGGCCGTGTTTCCGACTACGGGCTGATCGCCACCGCCGGCGTGCTGGCCGCTTTGCCGCCGGTGCTGATCGGCCTCGTCATGCAGCGGGCGCTGATCTCGGGACTGACCAGCGGCGGTGTGAAAGGATGA
- a CDS encoding SIS domain-containing protein, which translates to MTMTATRSRPVGLAAIDREMARQHADARASFEHNTAMAAEVAASIRKTGRLLLLGMGGSHAVGRAVEPLYRAHGIDALALPLSEQLGQPVPLDGKTVLVTSQSGESAEVVRWFAEAGSVAEVFGLTLEGGSLLARTAPCLVGAGGTELAFAATRSLTVTFALHLAILAALGEDPSAALGALDHKQDNDILQALAAFAEVTTIVTSGRRLQGVAEALALGLTELSRLPCFSLEGGQLRHGPMEMLGPKIGVILFRGDDPTAELVTAMALSVVEAGAPLVIFDASGQSPVAGAVTLSFKPASGLAAIVAMLPVAQRLMIAFADSRVDNAGTPVRSTKITRSE; encoded by the coding sequence ATGACGATGACTGCAACAAGATCTCGGCCGGTCGGATTGGCCGCCATCGACCGCGAAATGGCGCGCCAGCATGCGGATGCGCGTGCTTCGTTCGAACACAACACCGCCATGGCGGCTGAGGTCGCCGCCTCGATCAGGAAGACCGGCCGGCTGCTGCTGCTCGGCATGGGCGGCTCGCATGCCGTCGGGCGCGCCGTCGAGCCGCTCTATCGCGCGCATGGCATCGATGCGCTGGCGCTGCCGCTGTCGGAACAGCTCGGCCAGCCGGTGCCGCTGGACGGCAAGACGGTGCTCGTCACCTCGCAGTCCGGCGAGAGCGCGGAGGTCGTCAGGTGGTTTGCGGAAGCCGGAAGCGTTGCCGAGGTTTTCGGGCTGACGCTCGAAGGCGGCTCCCTTCTCGCCCGCACCGCACCTTGCCTGGTCGGCGCCGGCGGCACCGAACTGGCCTTCGCCGCCACCCGCAGCCTGACCGTGACCTTCGCCTTGCATCTGGCCATCCTGGCTGCGTTGGGTGAGGACCCAAGTGCCGCCCTTGGCGCGCTGGATCACAAACAGGACAACGACATCTTGCAGGCGCTCGCGGCGTTTGCGGAGGTGACGACCATCGTCACCTCGGGCCGCCGCCTGCAAGGCGTGGCCGAGGCGCTGGCGCTCGGCCTCACCGAACTGTCGCGGCTGCCCTGCTTTTCGCTCGAAGGCGGCCAGTTGCGGCACGGACCGATGGAGATGCTCGGCCCGAAAATCGGCGTCATCCTGTTTCGCGGCGACGATCCTACGGCCGAACTGGTGACGGCGATGGCCCTTTCCGTGGTCGAGGCCGGCGCACCGCTCGTAATCTTCGATGCCTCCGGGCAATCGCCGGTCGCGGGCGCCGTCACGCTCTCCTTCAAACCGGCTTCGGGTCTCGCCGCGATAGTCGCCATGCTGCCGGTGGCACAGCGCCTGATGATCGCCTTCGCCGACAGCCGCGTCGACAATGCCGGCACGCCCGTGCGCTCCACCAAGATCACCAGGAGCGAGTGA
- a CDS encoding PfkB family carbohydrate kinase — MRPLAVIGNVNVDLIVGPVAPWPKAGTETVVDHDELRVGGQAGNTGLAWQALGIDFEIAANVGDDQFGHWLREAFGSRADKWPVRPESTTLSVGMTHPDGERTFFTTRGHLPRFSLADVFSVLDGTHLTGGYALLCGSFLTDDLTRDYEAFFDWADRHDIAVALDTGWPIEGWTTANCKAARTWLARCDLALFNEVETVTLAGLPDPVEAARQIQSSMKKGATAVVKRGPEGAIAIGPGGALVTATAPDVKVVDTIGAGDVFNAAFLAALAQDQTLTASLAAATQVASRAISTLPRNYGEPMHPREATHERA, encoded by the coding sequence ATGCGTCCGCTCGCGGTGATCGGCAATGTCAATGTCGACCTGATCGTCGGCCCGGTCGCGCCGTGGCCGAAGGCGGGCACGGAAACCGTCGTCGACCATGATGAATTGCGTGTTGGTGGACAGGCCGGCAATACCGGGCTCGCCTGGCAGGCGTTGGGCATTGATTTCGAGATCGCCGCCAATGTCGGCGACGATCAGTTCGGCCACTGGCTGCGCGAGGCGTTCGGCAGCCGTGCCGACAAATGGCCGGTACGCCCGGAGAGTACGACGCTGTCCGTCGGCATGACCCACCCCGACGGCGAACGGACCTTCTTCACCACGCGCGGACACCTGCCCCGCTTCAGCCTTGCCGATGTATTTTCGGTGCTCGATGGCACGCACCTCACCGGCGGCTATGCGTTGCTGTGCGGCTCCTTCCTTACCGATGATCTCACCCGCGACTACGAGGCGTTCTTCGACTGGGCGGACCGGCACGACATCGCGGTGGCGCTGGACACCGGTTGGCCGATTGAGGGCTGGACCACGGCGAACTGCAAGGCGGCGCGCACCTGGCTCGCGCGCTGCGACCTTGCTCTGTTCAACGAGGTGGAGACCGTGACCCTGGCCGGCCTGCCCGATCCGGTCGAGGCGGCGCGGCAAATCCAGTCCAGCATGAAGAAGGGCGCGACCGCCGTCGTCAAGCGCGGTCCCGAAGGGGCGATCGCCATCGGCCCCGGCGGAGCGCTGGTCACGGCGACCGCTCCCGACGTCAAGGTCGTCGATACGATCGGCGCCGGCGATGTTTTCAATGCGGCCTTCCTGGCCGCACTGGCGCAGGACCAGACGCTGACCGCCTCACTTGCAGCAGCGACGCAGGTGGCGTCGCGCGCCATATCAACCTTGCCCCGTAACTACGGCGAACCGATGCATCCAAGGGAAGCCACGCATGAGCGCGCTTGA
- a CDS encoding ABC transporter ATP-binding protein codes for MSALEIRNVRKNYGSVETLKGIDIALQSGEFLVLLGSSGCGKSTLLNIIAGLAEATSGDVLIGGRSILGVHPKNRDIAMVFQSYALYPNLTVRRNIGFGLEMRGVAADEREKAVAEAARLLQIEALLDRKPSQLSGGQRQRVAIGRALVRKPQVFLFDEPLSNLDAKLRLEMRTELKRLHQMLQTTVVYVTHDQIEAMTLASRIAVMRDGRIEQLGTPEEIYNEPATLYVAGFVGAPSMNMLEATLTDGKLAIDGSDARLPLPARFSHAVADGARVIVGIRPEALRVAADASAPSLPVEIEVVELTGPELVTTARIGTQRLTACLPPASRVAKGQAGSFAFSEHALRLFDPDTGKAF; via the coding sequence ATGAGCGCGCTTGAAATCCGCAACGTCCGCAAGAATTACGGCAGCGTCGAAACGCTGAAAGGCATCGACATCGCGCTGCAGAGCGGCGAATTCCTTGTGCTGCTCGGCTCGTCGGGCTGCGGAAAGTCGACGCTTCTCAACATCATCGCCGGCCTCGCCGAAGCGACGAGCGGCGACGTGTTGATCGGCGGCCGCTCGATCCTTGGCGTTCATCCCAAGAATCGTGACATCGCCATGGTCTTCCAGTCCTATGCGCTCTATCCGAACCTGACCGTGCGCCGCAACATCGGCTTCGGGCTGGAGATGCGCGGCGTCGCCGCCGATGAGCGCGAAAAGGCGGTGGCCGAGGCGGCAAGATTGCTGCAGATCGAAGCCCTGCTCGATCGCAAGCCGAGCCAGCTTTCCGGCGGCCAGCGCCAGCGCGTCGCCATCGGCAGGGCGCTGGTGCGCAAGCCGCAGGTGTTCCTGTTCGACGAACCGCTGTCCAATCTCGACGCCAAGCTGCGCCTGGAAATGCGCACCGAACTGAAGCGCCTGCACCAGATGCTGCAGACCACCGTCGTCTACGTCACCCACGACCAGATCGAGGCGATGACGCTGGCGAGCCGCATCGCGGTCATGCGCGACGGCAGGATCGAGCAACTCGGAACGCCGGAGGAAATCTACAATGAACCGGCAACGCTCTATGTCGCCGGCTTTGTCGGCGCACCGTCGATGAACATGCTCGAGGCCACCCTCACGGACGGCAAGCTGGCAATCGATGGTTCGGACGCGCGGCTGCCCTTGCCTGCCCGTTTCAGCCATGCGGTTGCGGACGGCGCGCGCGTCATAGTCGGCATAAGACCCGAAGCACTGCGGGTCGCGGCGGATGCATCAGCGCCGTCACTGCCGGTGGAAATAGAAGTCGTCGAGTTGACCGGTCCCGAACTGGTCACCACCGCGCGGATCGGCACACAGCGGCTGACGGCCTGCCTGCCGCCGGCGTCCCGCGTCGCGAAAGGTCAGGCAGGCAGCTTCGCCTTCAGCGAGCACGCGCTGCGGCTCTTCGACCCTGACACGGGCAAGGCTTTTTGA